TTGTATTGATCGCAGACAAGCTGGCCGAATCGACCGTCGCCGCGCTGGGTGACCAGGTGGAAGTGCGCTGGGTCGATGGTCCGGACCGAGAAAAGCTACTGGCCGCGGTGCCCGAGGCCGACGCACTGCTGGTGCGCTCGGCAACCACGGTTGATGCCGAGGTGCTCGCCGCCGCCACGAAACTCAAGATCGTCGCCCGCGCCGGCGTCGGCCTGGACAACGTCGACGTAGACGCGGCCACGGCGCGCGGCGTCCTCGTGGTCAACGCGCCGACCTCCAACATCCACAGCGCGGCCGAGCACGCGCTGGCGCTCATGCTGTCGGCCGCTCGGCAGATCCCCGCCGCCGACGCGACGCTGCGTGAGCACACGTGGAAGCGCTCGTCGTTCTCCGGCACCGAGATCTTCGGCAAGACCGTCGGCGTCGTCGGCCTCGGGCGCATCGGACAGTTGGTCGCCCAGCGACTGGCCGCCTTCGGCACGCACGTCGTGGCGTACGACCCGTACGTGTCGGCCGCTCGCGCCGCCCAATTGGGCATCGAGCTGCTCACTCTCGACGAGCTGTTGGGCCGCGCCGACTTCATCTCGGTGCACCTGCCCAAGACCAAGGAGACAGCCGGCCTGATCGGCAAGGAGGCGCTGGCCAAGACCAAGCCCGGCGTCATCATCGTCAACGCGGCACGCGGTGGCCTGATCGACGAAGCGGCGCTCTCGGACGCGATCACCAGCGGTCACGTGCGCGGCGCCGGCCTCGACGTGTTCGCCACCGAACCGTGCACGGACAGCCCGCTCTTCGAACTACCCCAGGTCGTTGTGACGCCACACCTCGGCGCGTCGACCGCAGAGGCGCAGGACCGGGCGGGCACCGACGTCGCCGAGAGCGTGAAGCTTGCGCTGGCAGGTGAGTTCGTACCCGACGCGGTGAACGTCGGCGGCGGCGTCGTCGGCGAGGAAGTCGCGCCGTGGCTGGATCTGGTCCGCAAACTGGGCCTGTTGGTCGGCGTGCTGTGCAGTGAACTTCCGGTGTCGCTGTCGATTCAGGTCCGCGGCGAGTTGGCGTCCGAAGAGGTTGACGTACTGCGCCTTTCAGCGCTGCGCGGGTTGTTCAGCGCTGTCATCGAGGACCCGGTCACCTTCGTCAACGCGCCGGCGCTGGCGGCCGAGCGCGGTGTCGAGGCCGACATCAGCACCGCAACCGAGAGCCCGAACCACCGCAGTGTGGTCGACGTGCGGGCGGTGTACGCCGACGGTTCGGTCGCCAACGTTTCCGGCACGCTGTCGGGTCCGCAACTGGTCGAGAAGATCGTCCAGATCAACGGCCGCAACTTCGATCTGCGCGCCGAAGGCGTCTACCTGATCGTCAACTACATCGACCAGCCGGGCACGTTGGGCAAGATCGGCACCCTCCTCGGCACCGCCGACATCAACATTCACGCCGCCCAGCTCAGCGAGGACGCGGAGGGGCCGGGCGCGACTATCCTGCTGCGCATCGACCGAGACGTACCCGAAGATGTCCGGGCGGCGATCACCGCGGCCGTCGGCGCCAAGCTGTTGGAAGTGGTGGACCTGACGTGAAACTGGCGGTCATCGCGGGCGACGGCATCGGCCCGGAGGTCATCGACGAAGCGGTCAAGGTACTCGATGCCGTCGTGCCGGGTGTCGACAAGACCAGCTACGACCTCGGGGCGCGGCGGTACCACGCCACCGGAGACGTACTGCCGGAATCGGTGCTCGACGAGCTCCGCGCGCACGATGCGATCCTGCTCGGCGCCATCGGCGACCCGTCGGTCCCCAGCGGTCTGCTGGAACGCGGTCTGCTGCTGCGAATCCGGTTCGCACTCGACCACCACATCAACCTGCGTCCCGCCCGGCTCTATCCGGGGGTGAGCAGTCCGTTGGCCGGAAACCCGGACATCGACTTCGTCGTAGTCCGTGAGGGCACCGAGGGTCCCTACACCGGGACCGGTGGAGCAATCCGCGTCGGCACACCTCATGAAATCGCCACCGAGGTCAGCGTCAACACCGCGTTCGGCGTGCGACGGGTCGTGCACGACGCGTTCGGCCGCGCGGCGAAACGGCGCAAACACCTGACCCTGGTGCACAAGAACAACGTCCTGACATATGCGGGTGCACTGTGGTGGCGCACCGTGCAGGAGGTCAGCGCCGAGTACCCCGACGTCGAGATCGCCTATCAACACGTCGACTCCGCCACCATCCACCTCGTCACCGACCCCGGCCGGTTCGACGTCATCGTCACCGACAACTTGTTCGGCGACATCGTCACCGACCTCGCGGCCGCGGTGTGCGGGGGCATCGGTCTGGCGGCCAGCGGCAACATCGACGCGACCCGAACCAACCCGTCGATGTTCGAGCCGGTGCACGGCAGCGCACCCGACATCGCGGGACAGGGGATCGCCGATCCCACCGCGGCGATCATGTCGGTGGCGCTGTTGCTTGCTCACGCGGGCGAACTCGACGCGGCCGCTCGCGTCGACAAGGCCGTGGAACGGCATCTGGCCACGCGCGGTGACGAGACGCGGTCCACCACCGAGATCGGCGATCGGATCGCGTCAAATCTCTAGTCGCGTGGCGACACTGAGTCGGCAGTGCTGGCTCTTCGCGATCGGTTCGTCACTGTTCGCGATCGCCACGATCCCCGGGTTGTCCGCCGTGGCAGGCGCCGGGATCGCCAACCTGCTGTGCTTCATCGGATCCTGGTTCTTCACGACCGCGGGCTGGATGCAACTGGTGCTGGCCCCTCCCGCGCAGCGCATCGGATGGCTTTCCGCGGCAACCCAGTTCGTCGGGACGATCCTTTTCAACATAAGTACCGCCTCTGCCCTGTGGGCACATGCGGTCAAACCGGAGCGCCGACTCGTGTGGGCGCCGGACGCCCTGGGGTCGCTGGCGTTTCTGATCAGCGGTGTCCTCGGCGTGATCGCGGTGACGGCGGTCGTCGGCATCATCGAGCTGAAATCCCGCGACTGGCAGGGGGAGTGGATCAACATGATCGGCTGTGTCGCTTTCGCGGTGTCCGCGCTCGGCGCCTTCGTCAGCGAATCCGGTGTCACCGTGGATGCCTGGATGGCGAACCTGGGCACATTCATCGGCGCCCTGTGCTTTCTGGTCGCCGCATTGGTCATGCTTCCGCGCCGCGCGCAGCGTGAGTGAGTTCAGTCCGTCTTAGGTTCGGCCGGGACCACGGGTATGGCCAGTAGCGGCAGCAGGGCGGAGACCGCGAACGCCACGGGGTAGCCGAGGGCGCCGATCAAGGCGCCGAACACGGGCGCAGACGCGGCGGAGGCGAAGAGTTGACTGGTGTTCTGCGTGCCCAATGCCCGTCCGCTCCAGAACGGTCCGGCGATCTCGGCGATGGCGGTGAATGCCAGCCCGTTGTCCGAGACGGTGATCACCGACGCGATCACCATGATCGCCACGCTGATCGGCGAACTGAGCCAGTCGGTCACCGCCAGCAGACCCATCGCGGCGGCGGCCGCCAGGGCAATCGTGCGGATCGGCCTCAGTCGCGAACCCGTCACGTCCGACCAACGGCCGGCGGCGATTCGACCACCCGCACCCAACACCTGCGCCACCGTGACGAGAGCGCCTGCCGACGCTGCCGACCATCCTCGGTCGGTCATCAACCACACCAACGCGAACGTCCACAGCACCGCTTGAGGCACCACCAGTAGTACGGAGACAGCGTGTATCCGGGTCAAGACCGACGATGCGCGATAGGGATTCGCCAGGTGCTCGGGTGGGGCCTCCGAGCGTGGTGGACGTGGCGGATCGATCACGAAGACCGCGCATACGACCGCGGAAAGCGCGCACACGATCGCCGGAAAACACAGTGCCGCAGAGATGCTGTACGCATCGGCCACTCGCGGAATCACCAAGGCGCCCAGGCCGACACCGAGCGGCGTTGCGGTTTGGCGGATGCCCATGACCAAGCCGCGTCGATCCGGTGGGAACCAGCCGACCACCAGTCGGCCGCTGGCCGAATTGCTACTGGCGGCGGCCATCCCGCCGAGCGTCAGGAACGCACCCATGGCGAACAGCGAGTCGACGGAAGCGGCCGCGAACGCCGCGGCGGCGATGAGCACCGAACCGAGGCTCAACACGATGCGCTCGCCGAACCGGTCGACAAGGTAGCCCCACGCGATGAGCGTGAGTACCAAGCCGAAGCCCGGCAGCGCTGATAGCAGGCCCGCAGCCCCGAGATCGAGTCCGCGCTCGCGCTGCAAGCTAGGAATGAGAAAGGCCACACCGTTGATGAATACGTTGGCGCTTGTCGTCGCAGCGAGCGCAATGACAAGCAGCGACCAGCGTCGCGCGGTGCTTATCGTGTCCGCGGACATGGCTCCATGGTCGCATGGCTATCTCATATGTCTGAACTATTATCTCAATATATGAGACGTCGCTGGCGCGGGAGCGGCCGCAGCACCAACTTTCGCGGCCACTAGGCTGACGACATGCGCCTTGGACGTATCGCCAGCCCAGACAGCGTCTGCTTCGTCAGCATCGAGGGCCCTCTCGACGACTCGGCCCGGGCAGTCGCCAAAGAGATTGCCGAGCATCCCTTCGGCACTCCGACCTTCACCGGACGGGAGTGGCCCCTGGCCGACGTGCGGATACTCTCGCCGATTCTGGCCAGCAAGGTCGTATGCATCGGAAAGAACTATGCGGCGCACGTCGCGGAAATGGGCGGGGGAGATTTCCCCGATCCGGTGATGTTCATGAAGCCCAACACCGCGATCATCGGTCCGAACGTGCCGATTCAGCTGCCGGCCGACGCCAGCCCGGTGCACTTCGAGGGTGAACTCGCCGTCGTCATCGGCCGAGTCTGCAAGGACGTTTCCGCCGCCCGCGCCGCGGAGAACATCCTGGGCTACACGATCGCCAACGACGTGTCGGCGCGTGATCAGCAGCAGAAGGACGGCCAGTGGACTCGGGCGAAAGGCCACGACACGTTCTGTCCGATCGGGCCGTGGATCGTCACCGATCTGGATCCGTCCGATCTCGCGTTGCGCACCGAGGTCAACGGCGAGACCAAACAGGACAGCCGGACATCGCTGATGATTCACGATGTCGGGGCGATCGTGGAGTGGATCTCAGCGGTGATGACACTGCTGCCCGGCGATGTCATCCTGACCGGGACGCCGGACGGGGTCGGCCCCATTGAAGGCGGCGACACCGTCACCGTCACCATCGAAGGTATCGGGAGCCTTTCCAATCCGGTTGTGCGCAAGGGAAAGTCATGACAGCTGATATGCGGGTGCGGTTCTGCCCGTCGCCAACCGGCACACCACACGTCGGCCTGATCCGTACCGCGCTGTTCAATTGGGCCTACGCGCGACATTGCGGCGGGGACTTCGTGTTCCGCCTGGAGGACACCGACGCCGAACGAGACAGCGAGGAAAGCTATCTGGCGCTGTTGGACGCCCTGAGCTGGCTCGGACTGAACTACGACGAAGGTCCCGACATCGGTGGACCGTACGCCCCGTACCGGCAGTCAGAACGCGGCGAGATATACCGGGACGTGCTGACACGGTTACAGGAATCCGGTGACGCCTATGAAGCGTTTTCGACGGCCGAGGAAGTCGAAGCCCGCCACGTCGCCGCGGGCCGAAACCCCAAACTCGGCTACGACAACTACGACCGCGAACTCACCGAAGCCCAGCGCACCGCGTTCCTCGAGGAGGGCCGCAGGCCGGTGCTCCGGCTGCGGATGCCTGCTGAAGACATCACCTGGAATGACCTCGTCCGCGGGGAAACAACATTCGCGGCGGGCGTCGTTCCCGATTTCGCGCTGACCCGCGCCAGCGGTGATCCGTTGTACACCTTGGTCAATCCGGTCGACGACGCGCTGATGAAGATCACGCACGTCCTGCGTGGCGAGGACCTGCTCCCGTCCACACCGCGCCAGATCGCGCTGTACCAGGCACTGATTCGTATCGGCGTCGCCGACCGGGTGCCCGAGTTCGCTCATTTGCCAAGCGTTCTGGGAGACGGCAACAAGAAGCTGTCCAAGCGCGATCCGCAGTCGAACCTGTTCGTTCACCGCGAACGGGGCTTCATTCCGGAGGGGCTGCTGAACTACCTGGCGCTGCTGGGCTGGGGTATCGCTGAAGACCACGACGTATTCAGCCTCGACGAGATGGTGGCTGCCTTCGACGTCGTCAACGTCAACTCCAACCCCGCCCGGTTCGATCAGAAGAAGGCGGACGCTCTCAACGCCGAACACATCCGCATGTTGGGTGAGGACGATTTCACCGCGCGGCTGGCGGCGTATTTCGCTGCCCACGGGCACGACACCGGCCTCGACGAAGCCCAATTCGCGGAGGCTGCGCGACTCGTGCAGACCCGAATCGTCGTGCTCGGCGACGCATGGGACCTGTTGAAGTTCCTCAACGACGCCGAGTTCACGCTCGACGAGAAGTCGGCGGCCAAGGAACTCAAGCCCGAAGCCGTCGCGGTGCTGGACGCCGCGCTCGCCGCGCTCGAAACAGTCGGCGAGTGGAGTACGGGGGAGATCGAAAACGCTCTGAAGGTGTCATTGTTGGAGAATCTGGAGCTCAAGCCGCGCAAGGCGTTCGGCCCGCTGCGTGTTGCGGCCACAGGTGCGTCGGTCAGCCCGCCGCTGTTCGAATCACTCGAGCTCCTGGGTCGGGACCGCAGCCTGCATCGGCTACGCGCGGGACGCGATCGTGCTGCCACCGTCGCAGACCAGGCGTGAGAAGGTGGCTGCAAATCTTTGGTAGTCTGCACGTCGGCCCGATACAACGCGCGGCGGCGCCGCCGATTGCTTGGTCGGGCCGAAAAGGCCCTGTGACCTGCGGTTACAGGTAGCCAATGGGGTATGGTGTAATTGGCAACACAGCTGATTCTGGTTCAGCCATTCTAGGTTCGAGTCCTGGTACCCCAGCCATTCGCGATGAGCGCTCGTGCGAAGAGCACGGGCCTCTAGCTGATTAGGTCCGCATATCCCGCTGGGCTATGCTGGCTGTCCGGAAATAGTTCTGGCCCCCGTCGTCTAGCGGCCTAGGACGCCGCCCTCTCACGGCGGTAGCGTGGGTTCGAATCCCATCGGGGGTACAAAGCAGTACGTTTTACAGCCTGCGGGTGAGTGCATCGGCGGCGGCCAATAGGTCGGCGGCCCACCGTGCTCCAGGGCGACGTCCCATTCGGTCGATCGGCCCGGACACCGATACGGCGGCGATCACCGCACCGGTGGCATCGCGCACCGGCGCCGACACACTCGCGACCCCCGGCTCGCGTTCCGCGGCGCTCTGGGCCCAGCCACGTTTGCGGACCTCGGCGAGGGTCCGGTCGGTGAACTTCGCGCTGGGCAACACCGCCTGTTGCGTGGCGGCGTCGGCGTAGGCCAGCAGCACCTTGGCGCCTGAGCCGGCCGTCATCGGCAATCGCGCGCCGACCGGGACGGTATCCCGAAGCCCGGCAGGTGGTTCCAAGGCGGCGATACATGTACGCGCGGTGCCTTCGCGGCGATATATCTGCACGCTCTCGCCGGTGATCTCACGCAGGCGCGGCAACACCACGGCGCCGGCGGCCAGCAAGGGGTCGTTGACCTGTCCCGCCAACTCGGTGAGCGCAGGCCCGAGCCGCCATTGGCCGTCTCCGTTGCGGATCAACAGCCGATGCACTTCCAGACCCGCGGCCAAGCGGTGCGCGGTCGCACGTGGCAGTCCGGTGCGCTCGCACAGCTCTGCCAATCCGCACGGCGAATCCGCGATCGCGTGCAGCACCCCCATGGCTTTGTCCAGCACCCCGATGCCGCTATCCTGTCTCACAGGGAGATACTAGCTTCCCAGAATGTGAGAAAGTCAAGATGGCAGCCCAGGACAAGCCACGCACACTCGCCGAAAAGGTGTGGGACGACCACGTCGTCGCGAAGGGATCGGGTGACGGCGCGGCCCGCGAACCCGACCTCATCTACATCGACCTGCACCTTGTGCACGAGGTCACCAGCCCGCAGGCGTTCGACGGCCTCCGCCTCAACGGTCGGCCGGTCCGCAGACCCGATCTGACGATCGCCACCGAAGACCACAACGTGCCGACGATCGACATCGACAAGCCGATCGCCGATCCGGTCTCCCGCATTCAGGTCGAGACGCTGCGCCGCAACTGTGAAGAGTTCGGCATCCGGTTGCACCCGATGGGTGACGTCGAACAAGGCATCGTTCACATCATCGGGCCGCAGTTGGGCTTGACTCAGCCGGGGATGACGGTGGTGTGTGGCGACAGCCATACCTCCACCCACGGTGCGTTCGGTGCGCTCGCGATGGGCATCGGCACATCCGAGGTCGAGCATGTCCTCGCGACGCAGACGCTTCCGCTGCGGCCTTTCAAGACGATGGCGGTCAATGTCGACGGGCAACTGCCTGCGGGCGTGAGCGCAAAGGACATCATCCTCGCGGTGATCGCGAAGATCGGCACCGGCGGGGGACAGGGATACGTCATCGAATACCGCGGCAGCGCCATCGAATCGCTGTCGATGGAAGGGCGCATGACGGTCTGCAACATGAGCATCGAGGCCGGGGCGCGCGCCGGAATGGTCGCACCCGACGAGACAACGTTCGAGTTCTTGCATGGTCGCCCGCACGCTCCGAAGGGGGCGGACTGGGATGCCGCAGTAGCGGCGTGGAGTCAGTTGCGCACCGACGAAGGCGCGGAATTCGACACCGAGGTCTACATCGATGCCGCGACGCTGAGCCCATTCGTCACGTGGGGGACCAATCCCGGGCAAGGAGTTCCGCTGTCGGCGTCGGTACCGGACCCCGAGCTGATCTTTGACGACGGTGAGCGCCAGGCGGCCGAAAAAGCGTTGGCGTATATGGATCTTCGGGCTGGAACGTCGATGCGTGACATCACCGTGGACACCGTCTTCGTCGGCTCGTGCACGAACGGGCGCATCGAGGATCTGCGGGTGGTCGCCGACGTGCTCAAGGGTCGCAAGGTCGCCGATGGCGTGCGGATGCTCATTGTGCCCGGTTCGATGCGGGTGCGAGCGCAGGCCGAATCAGAGGGCCTCGGTGAGATCTTCGCCGCCGCCGGCGCGGAGTGGCGCCAGGCCGGATGCTCGATGTGTCTTGGAATGAATCCAGATCAACTGTCCCCGGGGCAGCGCTGCGCATCGACGTCGAACCGAAATTTCGAGGGACGGCAGGGCAAAGGAGGGCGCACCCATTTGGTGTCGCCTGCCGTCGCCGCGGCCACCGCTGTGCGCGGCACGTTGTCTTCTCCCGCCGATCTGACTCACGCATAGGAGCTCTGTGATGGAACCATTCCGCACTCATACCGGCATCGGCGTTCCGCTTCGCCGGTCCAATGTCGACACCGACCAAATAATCCCCGCCGTGTATTTGAAGCGGGTAACCCGAACAGGTTTCGAGGATGGCTTGTTCGCGGCATGGCGGTCCGACCCGTCTTTCATCCTGAACATGTCGCCGTTCGACAAAGGATCGGTGTTGGTCGCGGGTCCCGATTTCGGCACTGGTTCGTCGCGAGAGCACGCCGTGTGGGCGCTCATGGACTACGGATTCAGAGTCGTCATCTCATCTCGCTTCGCCGACATTTTTCGCGGCAACGCGGGCAAGGCGGGCCTCTTGGCGGCCGAAGTCGCCCAAGATGATGTCGAACTTTTATGGAAGCTCATCGAGGAGCATCCCGGCATGGAAATTACTGTGAATCTTCAAGATCGGAACGTCGTCGCGGGAACGGTCATGGTGCCGTTCAACATTGACGATTACACCGCCTGGCGACTCTCCGAAGGACTCGACGATATAGGTCTTACGCTGCGGAAATGCGATGAAATCGATTCGTATGAAGCACGCCGTCCCAGCTGGAAACCGCGTACCTTGCCGGCGTGACGGATTGGCTTTCTGAGCCGAAATCTTCACCCCTGAACCCGGTTATCGGGACCCCCGGCAGGAGCTCAAGGGGGGCAAGAAAGTTCGCTAGATTCTGCTGAAATTGCGCGTGGCTCTTGGAAATCAGTGGCCATTGGGTTTACCGTGTCCTCTAGTCGGCCCAAAGTGGGCTACTGGTTTTCGGAGGTTTTGCATGAACAAAGCAGAGCTCATCGACGTACTCACGGAGAAAATGGGCTCGGATCGTCGGTCAGCAACCGCTGCGGTCGAGAATGTCGTCGACACAATCGTGCGCGCGGTTCACAAGGGTGACAGTGTCACAATTACCGGCTTCGGCGTTTTCGAACAGCGTCGTCGTGCTGCTCGTGTTGCGCGTAACCCGCGCACCGGCGAGACCGTGAAAGTTAAGCCCACATCCGTGCCGGCATTCCGGCCCGGCGCACAGTTCAAAGCGGTTGTTTCTGGGGCACAGCGCCTCCCGTCGGAAGGACCAGCAGTGAAGCGTGGCGTGACGGCGGGCGGCGCCCGCAAGGCCGTGAAGAAGGCCGCAGTTAAGAAGGCGGCCAAGAAAGCGGTGAAGCGCACGGCAGTCAAGAAGGCTGTGAAGAAGGCCGCAGTCAAGAAGGCTGTGAAGCGCACGGCAGCCAAGAAGACTGTCAAGAAGGCCGCAGTCAAGAAGGCCGCGAAGCGCACCGCGGCCAAGAAGACTGTCAAGAAGGCCGCAGCTAAGAAGGCTGTGAAGCGCACCGCCGCCAAGAAGGCTGTGAAGCGTTCCCCGGCCAAGAAGGCTGTGAAGCGCGCCCCGGCCAAGAAGGGCCGCAGGTAAGTTCAACATCGAACACGCCGTGGGTCGCGCCGGCTGAGCCGGCAATTCAAGCGAATGCGACCCACGGCGTGTTTGTGTCTGACGAACTTCAGCCGGCCGCAGCGTTCATTTCTTGAGGGCGAGCGGACTGCCGATGTGATCGGCGGCGATCAGGCGTCCGTCGTATAGCGACAGGACCCAGGTGCTGCCTTTGCGGTTGCGCGATTTGTCCGGGCGGACTCCGTCACGCTCGCACCACCATGAGATGAGATCCGGAATCACCTTGCCCTGAGTGCAGATCACCGGCGTGCCTTCGGCGGTGGCGATCTCGACGAATCGGTTACGCGAGGCTTTGCGATTCTCCGCATACGCCTCTTCGGTCAGCAATGGCTCGCTACTGATGTCGACACCGAGTTCCTCGGCCAGCGGCGCGATCGTCTGATGGCACCGAGTCCGGTCCGCTGCGTACAGCCTTTCGGCGCCGAAGGACAACAACTGTCCGACGAGAGACTCGGCCTGCGCGCGGCCATGCTTGTCCAAAGGACGGTTGCGGTCGTCACCTTTGTATCGCGACTTGCTGCCCGCGGTGCCGTGCCGGACGATCAACACCGTCTTCGTATCGGCCGGCAGCTTCTTGAAGCGGCGAAGGACCTTTCGGTCGTGCGGGTAGCCGACCGCCTTGATGGCTTCGGATATGGGAAGCCATTTGAGTTCGTCGACTTCCGAGTTCGGGCTGAACTCCCCGCCGATGGCGCGGGCAGTCCAGTACCGCACCTTCTTGGTGCTTTGGTCGACGGGATAGGTCACCGCGGCCAACCGCCGGCCGAGATGTGCCGCGTAGCCGGTTTCCTCGGCGACCTCGCGGACGGCGGTCACGGGTTCCGTCTCGCCGGGGTCGACTTTGCCTTTGGGAAGTGACCAGTCGTCGTACCGGGGACGGTGAATGACCGCGACCTCGGGTGCATCGTCACCCGGTCGCCACAGCACCGCACCCGCGGCAAAAACGGCCTTGCTCACCGGAACGGCGCGGGGTGGGTCGTCCCTCGGCACGTCAACTCCTGCTGGTCATTCGGGGCCCCGAGAGCTCACAGCCGACGGATCTCAAGGGTGCCGGTGGCGTTCCATCAACGACACCTGATGGTCGCGGACCGTCTCGCCCTCTCGCGGCGACGCTGTCCACTTACCATCCATGTCCAACTCCCAGCACCGGGTTGACGGATCAAGGGCGGAATCGAAGACGTCGTTCAGCTGTGAAGTCAGCCTCGGATCCTTCACTTGAGCCATCACCTCGACTCGTCGGTCGAGATTACGATGCATCATGTCGGCGCTTCCGATCCAGAACTCGTCGGTGGCGCGGAAATGAATAATTCGCGAGTGTTCGAGGAACCGGCCCAGAATCGAGCGCACCGTGATGTTTTCGGAGAATCCGGCCACGCCGGGACGCAGTGCACAGATGCCGCGCACCACCACCTCGACGCGGACCCCTGCCTGCGATGCCCGATAGAGCGAATCGATCACCTGCTCGTCGACCAGCGCGTTGGCCTTCAGCCGAATACCCGCATCGGCTCCCGACTGCTTGGCGGCGATCTCCCGTTCGATCCGCTCGATGATCCCCTTGCGGACACCGTAGGGCGCGACCAACAGATTGCGGTACGACTCTTTGCGTGAGTATCCGGTCAACGAGTTGAACAGATCTGTGAGGTCGGCGCCGATGTCCGGCGCGGCCGTCAACAGGCCGACGTCTTCATACAGGCGTGCGGTCTTGCTGTTGTAGTTGCCGGTACCGATATGGCAGTAGCGCCGGATCGTGGATCCTTCTCGGCGCACGACGAGGCAAGTCTTGCAGTGAGTCTTCAACCCGACCAGTCCGTAAACCACATGCACGCCCGCACGTTCAAGGGCGCGGGCCCATTTGATGTTGGCCTGTTC
The sequence above is drawn from the Mycobacterium gallinarum genome and encodes:
- a CDS encoding NUDIX hydrolase → MPRDDPPRAVPVSKAVFAAGAVLWRPGDDAPEVAVIHRPRYDDWSLPKGKVDPGETEPVTAVREVAEETGYAAHLGRRLAAVTYPVDQSTKKVRYWTARAIGGEFSPNSEVDELKWLPISEAIKAVGYPHDRKVLRRFKKLPADTKTVLIVRHGTAGSKSRYKGDDRNRPLDKHGRAQAESLVGQLLSFGAERLYAADRTRCHQTIAPLAEELGVDISSEPLLTEEAYAENRKASRNRFVEIATAEGTPVICTQGKVIPDLISWWCERDGVRPDKSRNRKGSTWVLSLYDGRLIAADHIGSPLALKK
- a CDS encoding HU family DNA-binding protein, which encodes MNKAELIDVLTEKMGSDRRSATAAVENVVDTIVRAVHKGDSVTITGFGVFEQRRRAARVARNPRTGETVKVKPTSVPAFRPGAQFKAVVSGAQRLPSEGPAVKRGVTAGGARKAVKKAAVKKAAKKAVKRTAVKKAVKKAAVKKAVKRTAAKKTVKKAAVKKAAKRTAAKKTVKKAAAKKAVKRTAAKKAVKRSPAKKAVKRAPAKKGRR